In Bacteroides cellulosilyticus, the genomic stretch GTTTTTGTCTACGCCTTTTAATTGCGGCAAAGGCAATTCGCACAAGGTGATGAAGTATTCCACTTCCACTTGCACACGGTATTTTATCAAGGCAAATTCCGAGAAGTAAGCTGCCAAAGCATCTGTTTTTCCTCTGTATCTACCATCAATCGGAGAGATAGCAGTAAGTAAATCAAGTTCCATACGTGTATATTAGATAATTATCGAGCCGCAAAATTAGCTTTTTTTTCTGAGTAATAAGCCATAAAGGGGAAAGAAAGTTAAGTAAGGAAGTTAACAGATAAAAAAATAGCCTTACAATAACTTGCAAGACCACTCATCACAGAAATCGGATGTGGGCGCTGAGGGATTCGAACCCCCGACCCTCTGGGTGTAAACCAGATGCTCTGAACCAGCTGAGCTAAGCGCCCTTTTGTTCGAAAGTGTGCGATTTTTAATGTGGGCGCTGAGGGATTCGAACCCCCGACCCTCTGGGTGTAAACCAGATGCTCTGAACCAGCTGAGCTAAGCGCCCGTACACTTTCGTTTCAAAAGCGATGCAAAGGTACAGCTTATTTTGAGATTACCAAAACAATTGCGAACTATTTTCTAAGAAAAATATACAGAAAGATATATACTTATTGAAATTCAGCAATTTAACAAAGAAACTTTTTTTCATCATCTACGAACCGGTGATATAGAAGCACACCGTCATTCCGATATATTCTTTCTGATCACCTTCGCCGGATTTCCTACCGCCACACTATCATCGGGTATGTTTTTCGTCACCACACTTCCGGCGCCAATAATACAGCGATCACCAATTGTTACTCCGGGACAAATTACAGCACCACCGCCAATCCAGCAATCCTCTCCTATCGTCACCGGATAGGCATATTCCTTCGGGGTACGACGTTCTACATAATCCATCGGATGTTGTGGAGTATAAATCTGTACACAAGGTCCCACTAATGTATGGGCACCAATCGTGATATAACCTCCGTCCAGAAAAGTACAATTTGCATTCACAAATACGTGTTCACCCAGACGGATACCATCCCCATGATCGCAATGGAAAGGCGGGCACACAACGGATGTCTCCGGTATTCCCGGTATCAGGTCTTCCAACAATCCTCTGTAAGCCTCATCGTAAGTACTCAGTTTCCGCATTCTTGCCAGCAACTTCTTGGCATATTCAAACTTTACCTGTACTTCCGGGGCAGACATATCCGCCAGTTGCGAACTACGCATTTTCTCTACTTCATTCATATATTTCAATTACCAGATTATACTCTCAAAAGCGCAATTATTCACCCTTTCGCCATTACACTTTCCACAAAAATAGATATTTATTCCAAACAGCCAACCATACTGATAAAAAGAAACAGTAAATGTTTTCAAAAGAATCGCATCTATACTATTTTATATACAAAAAATATTCGTATATTTATTGCAATTTAAACAGAAACAAGCATTCGCAATAATACTATTTTAAAGACAAACTGGGAAGTTCCCGCACTTTATGAAAACTATATTCTTTTTTATATGCATATCACTTTGTACTACATATATATATGCACAGACAATTTATTATGCTGTAACTAAAACATTCAATGAAAATGGTTACACCTACCAATGCGATGTGGCAGCGTCAAAGACAGTCACACTCTATAACAAGAGTAACAAATTACTCTTTACCACTCAAAGTTACAAAAATACAGGAGAAACTTTCTCACAAACAGATGAAGGTATCGTTTTACTCCAATATGACGCATGGACACGAGCAGAGCGCCTTTCCATTGTAAACGCTGCATTTTCCGCTAGTGAAAAGCAAAGAGTAAAAGGCCACGAACTCATAATAACAATGTGCATAAATTCAGATACCGGCAAGGTTGATGAGGTCGAATTTTCTTTCATGAACTTCGGTACTTATGCCACAATCCCTATCTCTGTTTACCGTAAAATCGAAACAGATTTAAAAGAAAAGGTCTGGTATATCCCTACTGAAGAGGGCAAAAAATTAAATTATATATACTATTGGTGGGCACAAGAGCCCCAATAATAAGCCTTATAGGCAGTGATAGCGCCAGAAAAAAACTAAAGATAAAAAAAGGAGGACACTCTTTCTGATAGAGCATCCTCTTTTTTATTTCCTCTTCAGTTACTTATATTCCTGCCAATTCTTGATAGCAATATCCTCCAACTTCAGTTCGCAGAATGCTTCGATGAAAGCACTTGCCAGACGAGCATTCGTAATCAACGGAATGTTATGGTCGATAGCACCACGACGGATACGGTAACCGTTCGTCAATTCACGCTTCGTATGATTCTTCGGAATGTTGACAATCAAATCGAACTTGTGTTCGGCAATCATCTTCATCACGTTGTTCTCTGCATCAGGACGTTCATCGGGCCAGTAAACAGCTTCAGTGCCCACTCCATGAGCATTCAGGAAAGCGGCTGTACCTGCCGTTGCATAAATCTTATACCCTTTATTGAAGAGCATGCGGCTGGACTCCAGCAAATCTACTTTCGATTTCATGGCACCGGAAGAGAACATCACTCCCTTTTGAGGAATCTGGAAGCCGGTAGCAATCATGGCGCTCAGCAATGCTTCGGAGAAATCATCACCGATACAGCCTACTTCACCGGTAGAAGACATATCTACACCCAGTACCGGGTCTGCCTTGTGCAAGCGGGAGAAAGAGAACTGAGAAGCTTTCACACCAATCCAGTCGATATCGAACGCCGACTTGTCAGGACGAGTATAAGGAGCATCCAGCATGATGCGGGTAGCAGTTTCAATAAAGTTACGCTTCAGCACCTTAGACACGAACGGGAAACTACGTGAAGCACGAAGGTTACATTCGATTACCTTCACCTCATTGTTACGTGCCAGGAACTGAATATTGAACGGACCGGAGATATTGAGTTCCTTTGCAATCTGGCGGCTGATCTTCTTGATACGACGTGCCGTAGCAAAGTAAATCTTCTGTGCAGGGAACACCAATGTAGCGTCACCGGAGTGTACACCGGCAAATTCCACATGCTCGGAAATAGCATATTCCACTACTTCACCATTCTGAGCAACAGCATCAAATTCGATTTCTTTTGTATTCTGCAAGAACTGAGAAATTACCACCGGATATTCTTTAGATACTTCGGCAGCCATTTTCAGGAAGTTCTCCAATTCTTCTTCATCGTAGCATACGTTCATCGCAGCACCCGAAAGTACATAAGACGGACGAACCAGTACCGGATAACCCACTTTCTCTACGAAACCTTTCACATCTTCCAGACTGGTAAGCTCTTGCCAAGCCGGCTGGTCGATACCCAGTTGGTCGAGCATAGCAGAGAACTTATTACGGTTTTCAGCACGGTCGATAGAAAGAGGAGAAGTTCCCAGGATGGGCACTGACTGACGATGCAGTTTCATTGCCAGGTTATTCGGGATCTGTCCGCCTACAGATACGATTACACCGCGCGGCTGTTCCAGGTCTATAACATCGAGTACACGCTCAAAAGACAGCTCATCGAAGTAAAGACGATCGCACATATCATAGTCCGTAGATACGGTTTCAGGGTTATAGTTAATCATGATGGACTTGTAACCCAGCTTACGTGCAGTCTGCACAGCATTTACCGAACACCAGTCGAACTCTACGGAAGACCCGATACGGTAAGCACCGGAACCCAGTACAACCACTGACTTTTCATTCTTGTAATAGTTCACGTCATAACCCTCAACGGCATATGTCATGTACAGGTAATTAGTCAGTTCAGGATGCTCGGAAGCAATCGTATTGATGCGTTTTACAGCCGGCAGGATACCCAATTCTTTACGACGTGCACGCACCATCAGATTTTCTTTCTCCATATTGCCTTGTGGTTCGAGTACGAAACGCGCAATCTGGAAGTCAGAGAAGCCCAGCACTTTTGCCTGACGCAATACGTCGGCCGGAATATCTTCCACCTTATTATATTGGGAAAGTTTCAACTTATAGTCAACAATGTTCTTCAACTTGCCAAGGAACCAGGGATCAATCTTGGTCAGATCGAAGATGCGGTCTATCGTATAGCCATTCTCCAAGGCCTCAGCGATAGCGAACACGCGCAAGTCGGTAGGACGTGAGAGTTCACGATCCAGATCATCGAAATGCAGGTCGTTGCCTACAAATCCGTGCATACCCTGACCGATCATACGCAGACCTTTCTGGATGATTTCCTCGAAAGAACGTCCGATAGACATGATTTCACCTACAGACTTCATGCTGGAACCGATTTCACGGGATACACCTACGAACTTCGTCAAGTCCCAACGAGGAATCTTACAAATCAGATAATCCAGTTGCGGAGCTGCATACGCTGAATACGGAGTACCCATTTCGCCAATCTGATCGAGCGTATAGCCTAATGCAATCTTAGCGGCAACGAATGCCAACGGATAACCCGTAGCCTTAGAAGCCAAAGCAGAAGAACGCGACAGACGGGCATTCACCTCAATCACACGGTAGTCATTAGTTTCCGCATTAAATGCATACTGAATGTTACATTCGCCCACGATGCCCAGATGACGGATACACTTCGTAGAAAGATCTTGCAACATCTTCACCTGCTCGTCAGTCAGCGAACAAGTCGGAGCCACTACGATAGACTCTCCCGTATGGATACCCAGCGGGTCGAAGTTTTCCATGCTTGCCACCGTGAAGCAGTGGTCGTTGGCATCGCGGATTACCTCGAATTCAATTTCTTTCCAACCTTTCAGAGACTCTTCTACAAGAATTTGTTTAGAGAAAGCGAAAGAGCTTTCGGCCAACTTCAGGAACTCTTCTTTATCCTGGCAGATACCGCTACCCAAACCGCCCAGTGCATAAGCGGAACGAACCATAACCGGAAAACCGATGCGTTCAGCAGCAGTGATTGCATCTTCCATACTTTCTACAGCCTGGCT encodes the following:
- a CDS encoding sugar O-acetyltransferase → MNEVEKMRSSQLADMSAPEVQVKFEYAKKLLARMRKLSTYDEAYRGLLEDLIPGIPETSVVCPPFHCDHGDGIRLGEHVFVNANCTFLDGGYITIGAHTLVGPCVQIYTPQHPMDYVERRTPKEYAYPVTIGEDCWIGGGAVICPGVTIGDRCIIGAGSVVTKNIPDDSVAVGNPAKVIRKNISE
- a CDS encoding DUF5043 domain-containing protein, producing MKTIFFFICISLCTTYIYAQTIYYAVTKTFNENGYTYQCDVAASKTVTLYNKSNKLLFTTQSYKNTGETFSQTDEGIVLLQYDAWTRAERLSIVNAAFSASEKQRVKGHELIITMCINSDTGKVDEVEFSFMNFGTYATIPISVYRKIETDLKEKVWYIPTEEGKKLNYIYYWWAQEPQ
- the carB gene encoding carbamoyl-phosphate synthase (glutamine-hydrolyzing) large subunit, with protein sequence MEKNLKKVLVLGSGALKIGQAGEFDYSGSQALKALREEGISSVLVNPNIATIQTSEGIADQVYFLPVTTYFVEEIIKKERPDGILLAFGGQTALNCGAELYTSGVLAKYGVRVLGTSVEAIMYTEDRDLFVKKLDEIDMKTPVSQAVESMEDAITAAERIGFPVMVRSAYALGGLGSGICQDKEEFLKLAESSFAFSKQILVEESLKGWKEIEFEVIRDANDHCFTVASMENFDPLGIHTGESIVVAPTCSLTDEQVKMLQDLSTKCIRHLGIVGECNIQYAFNAETNDYRVIEVNARLSRSSALASKATGYPLAFVAAKIALGYTLDQIGEMGTPYSAYAAPQLDYLICKIPRWDLTKFVGVSREIGSSMKSVGEIMSIGRSFEEIIQKGLRMIGQGMHGFVGNDLHFDDLDRELSRPTDLRVFAIAEALENGYTIDRIFDLTKIDPWFLGKLKNIVDYKLKLSQYNKVEDIPADVLRQAKVLGFSDFQIARFVLEPQGNMEKENLMVRARRKELGILPAVKRINTIASEHPELTNYLYMTYAVEGYDVNYYKNEKSVVVLGSGAYRIGSSVEFDWCSVNAVQTARKLGYKSIMINYNPETVSTDYDMCDRLYFDELSFERVLDVIDLEQPRGVIVSVGGQIPNNLAMKLHRQSVPILGTSPLSIDRAENRNKFSAMLDQLGIDQPAWQELTSLEDVKGFVEKVGYPVLVRPSYVLSGAAMNVCYDEEELENFLKMAAEVSKEYPVVISQFLQNTKEIEFDAVAQNGEVVEYAISEHVEFAGVHSGDATLVFPAQKIYFATARRIKKISRQIAKELNISGPFNIQFLARNNEVKVIECNLRASRSFPFVSKVLKRNFIETATRIMLDAPYTRPDKSAFDIDWIGVKASQFSFSRLHKADPVLGVDMSSTGEVGCIGDDFSEALLSAMIATGFQIPQKGVMFSSGAMKSKVDLLESSRMLFNKGYKIYATAGTAAFLNAHGVGTEAVYWPDERPDAENNVMKMIAEHKFDLIVNIPKNHTKRELTNGYRIRRGAIDHNIPLITNARLASAFIEAFCELKLEDIAIKNWQEYK